The Kribbella shirazensis genomic interval TCGGCGACCAGAGGCCACCACCGCAGGGCACCGCGCCAGCGACCGGCCACGGCGAGCTTGATCGCGATCACCATCATGCCGAGCATCGACAGCGGCCAGCAGATGTCCATCACCAGCAGCCAGGTCGCGTCCTGCAGATTCGACGGTAGTACGCCGTGCAGGAGCGACCAGAGGCTCGCGATGCCCAGGATCACCCCTTCCACCTTGAGCAGGATGGTGGACGATCCCGTCGCGCGGGTCCTGAACTGCACGGTCAGCAGGCAGAACACTCCGAGCTGGAACGCCAGCCCGGTCAGGTCCCCGATCCGCTCGGGGACTCCTTCGTTCACGGTGCTGAACGCGAAGATGCTCGCCGCCCAGGCCAGCGTGCCGGCGGTGAGCCCGAGACCGAGCCGCCGGATCGTGCGCTCCGCCGGACCGATCGCGGCCCCGACCGGTGGGGCGACGTCGGTGCGTGCCCTGGCAGGTGTGGTTGTCATTACGGTTCCTCCCCCTGAGGTATGTCGTGCAACGAGCTTCTTCGGCGAGGTGACCCGGAAGGCAGGGCCTGGCGTCCCGCGCGGTGTCCCGATGCGAGACGGGACAGTTGACCCGCGACGACGGGACACACTCTGGGTGACAATGCAGCGGTGGGGGAGGAGACAAAGAGGGGATGGTGGCCGGCTGCACTCGGGGCAGCCGCGCTGCTGCTGACCGCTGTGACCATTCTTTTGGACCTTCGCAACGGCGCAGGCGCACCGCCGGCCGCGGAGTTGGACCAGGGCTGGACCTCGGCGCTGTCCGGTCTCGCGCAGGTTGTGCCGGGCGTCCTGCTCCTGCACCGTCTTCGGCGGCACCCGATCGCGTGGATCCTGACCGGGTCCGGTCTGCTGTGGATCGTCGACGGGTTCGCATCGAGCTGGGCGACGTACGCGATCTACACGTCTCCAGGGCTGCCCGGAGCGTCGGCGGCGTACTGGTTCTACTCCCGGGTCGGCGCGTTCCTCCTGCTCGGGTTGCCGCTGCTCATCCTGCTCTTCCCGGACGGCAAGCTGGTCACGGCGAAGTGGTGGCGGTGGCTCTCGATCGCCAGCCTGACCCTGACGCTCCTGCTTCCGGTCCTGTTGCTGGTCGCACCCATGGACGTCATGCAGCGCTATCACAGTGCCGAACTCCCGCCGGAGGTCGCGAGCCTGGCACTCGACCCGTTCAGCATCGACCTGCGGTACGGCGTCTGGGCGGCACTGCTCCGGGTCGCCTACGCCGGCGTGATCGTCAGCCTGGTCGTGCCGTTCGCGGTGGCAGTTCATCGCTACCGCGCGGCGTCCCGGGAGAGCAGAGCGCAGCTGCGCTGGCTGATGTGGGCGGCGCTGGTCGACCTGATCCTGCTGAGCGTCCCATTCGAGAACCCGCCCGCCGTACCGGCGATCATGTTCGGCCTGGCGATCGCACTCACGTCGGCCGCGATCGTCGTCGCCGTCGCCAAGCACCGCCTGTACGACGTCGACCGGTTGCTCTCGGCCACCTTCCTGTACGGCGTACTCGCCGCGCTCGTGGTGGGCATCGACCTGGCCGTGTTCGCGATCGCCGGCGGGGTGCTCGGCGAGCGGGACGCGGCGCTGGTCGCGATCGCGGTCGTCGCCGTCGTCTACGCGCCGCTGCGGAGCCGGCTGTGGCGTTGGGTACGGCGCCTCGTCCGCGGTTCTCGTGACGATCCGTACGCGACCATGTCCACGCTCGCCGAGCGGCTCGAGTCGGCCGCGGACCCGGACGAGCAGCTTCGCGCGGTCGCTCGCACGGTGGCCGAGGCCTTCCGGCTGCCGTACGTCCGGGTGGAGATCGAGCGTTCCGGCGGCGGTCTGGCGATCGTCGAGCACGGGCGGGACTCGGGTCCGACGCATGCGTTGCCGGTCGGTTACCGCGGTGAGCCGGTCGGCCGGCTGGTGTTCTGCCCAGGCGACGGAACGGCGTTGTCGGAGCGGGACCAACGGCTACTGGGCGATCTCGTCCGGCAGGCGGCCGCGGCCGCGCGGGCCAGCGAGCTGAGCACGGAGTTGCAGCGGGGCCGTAGCCGGTTGGTCGCCGCTCGCGAGGAGGAACGGCGGCGGATCCGCCGGGATCTGCACGACGGTCTCGGTCCGAGCCTGGGTGCCGTGGCGTTGCGGATCGAGACCGCCCGGAACCTCGCGGTCTCAGCTCCGGAGGAGGCGGATCGGATGCTGGCGCAGGCGACGACCGACATGGCCGCCGCGGTCGCCGACGTACGGAGGCTGGTTCACGACCTCCGACCGCCGGCCCTGGACGAGCTCGGCCTGGTGCGGGCGATCGAGCAACAGGCCGAGCCTTTCCGTCTCGCGGGGCTGGCCGTCTCCGTCAAGGCCGTCTCCGTCGACGCCCTCTCTGTTGACGCCGTGTCTGTTGACGCCGGCGCCTTCGGCCCGTTGCCGGCCGGCGTGGAGGTCGCGGCGTACCGGATCGCGTCGGAGGCGTTGACGAACGTCGCCCGGCATGCCGCGGCGAGCCGGTGCGACATCGTCCTGCGCGTTGACGAGGCCGCCCTGCAGCTGTCGGTGGCCGATGACGGGATCGGGATCGGAGCGGAGGTCGCCGCGGGCGTGGGCATGGTGTCGGTCCGCGAGCGTGTTGCCGAACTCGGAGGAGTCTGTAGTGTCACGTGTCCACCGGGCGGCGGCACCGTCGTACAGGTGAGCTTGCCGCTCGACGCTGTACCGGAGGTTGTTCGTGGATGAGCCCGTGCGGGTGCTGCTGGCCGACGATCACCCCGTCTACCGCGACGGGCTCGCCGCGCTGCTCGGGTCGCTGGCCGGCGTCGAGGTCGTCGGTACGGCGGCCGACGGTGTCGAGGCCGTGGACCGGGCCAGGGAGTTGCAGCCGGATGTCGTGGTGATGGACGTGCAGATGCCGCGGCTGGACGGCATCGAGGCGACGCGGGCGATCACCGCGGACAGTCCGCACATCGGCGTCGTCGTGCTCACGATGGCCGAGGCGGACCAGACGCTGTTCGCGGCGATGCGGGCCGGTGCTCGTGGCTACCTGCTGAAGGGCGCGAACCAGGGCGAGATCGTGCGCGCGATCACCGCGGTCGCTCGCGGAGAGGCGATCTTCGGCCCGGCGATCGCCCGCCGGGTAGCGGAGTTCTTCGCGGCCGCGCCGACTGCGGCTCCCGGCAGCCCGTTCCCGCAGCTCACCGCCCGGGAGCACGAGATCCTCGCGTTGGTGGCCGCCGGGCGGTCCAACGCCCAGATCGCCACCGAGCTGTACCTGTCCCCGAAGACCGTCCGGAACAACGTCTCGAACATTTTCACCAAACTCCACGTCGCCGACCGGGCCGAAGCCATCATCCGCGCCCGCGAAGCCGGCCTCGGCCGCTGAGCGGTCAGCCCGCGGCGGACTGAGTACGCCGGGCGTAGGCGCGGGCGGCGCGGACGCGGTCGCCGCAGCGGGTGGAGCACCAGTGGCGGCGGCCGTGGCGGAGGAGGTAGCGGTTGCAGGGCGTGGCGTCGCAGGCAGTGAGGGTTTCGGCTTCCTCGCTGGTGAGGAGGTCGGCGGCGCTGGCGGAGATGGTCGCGAGCGCGTGCTCGAGGATCTGATTCGTGGGGCAGGGCGTCGCGCGGTAGGGACCGTTGGCGTCCCAGCGAAGCAGGGCTGCGGTCGGGACACTGGTCAACGCGCTGTTCAGGGCGTCCACGGCCGCGGGTAGGGCAGGGGCGGCGGCGATCCGGGCGGCGAACAGCGAGCGGACGTGTTCACGGAGGGCGCGGAGCTGGGTCGCGCACATCTCCTGGACGTCTGCGTTCTCGGGCGCGAGGTTGTGGGCCGTCAGCCAGCGGTTGACCGCAGGCGGCGTACCCAGGAGGTCGACGTACTGACCGCCGGGGAGGGCGATGGCGGTGTTCGCGAAGTCCAGTGCGAGGTGAGCGTCGGCGCCGGGCGCGGGCGGCAGTGGTGGCTCGGCGATCTCCTGCATGTCTCTCATGGTACCGGTTGCGAATATCCGTGAGAACGATCTACCGTTCTCACGGATCAACGGCTCTCTATCCGTGAGGTGTTCATGAAGCTGACGGCGTTGCTGGTGTGC includes:
- a CDS encoding histidine kinase produces the protein MGEETKRGWWPAALGAAALLLTAVTILLDLRNGAGAPPAAELDQGWTSALSGLAQVVPGVLLLHRLRRHPIAWILTGSGLLWIVDGFASSWATYAIYTSPGLPGASAAYWFYSRVGAFLLLGLPLLILLFPDGKLVTAKWWRWLSIASLTLTLLLPVLLLVAPMDVMQRYHSAELPPEVASLALDPFSIDLRYGVWAALLRVAYAGVIVSLVVPFAVAVHRYRAASRESRAQLRWLMWAALVDLILLSVPFENPPAVPAIMFGLAIALTSAAIVVAVAKHRLYDVDRLLSATFLYGVLAALVVGIDLAVFAIAGGVLGERDAALVAIAVVAVVYAPLRSRLWRWVRRLVRGSRDDPYATMSTLAERLESAADPDEQLRAVARTVAEAFRLPYVRVEIERSGGGLAIVEHGRDSGPTHALPVGYRGEPVGRLVFCPGDGTALSERDQRLLGDLVRQAAAAARASELSTELQRGRSRLVAAREEERRRIRRDLHDGLGPSLGAVALRIETARNLAVSAPEEADRMLAQATTDMAAAVADVRRLVHDLRPPALDELGLVRAIEQQAEPFRLAGLAVSVKAVSVDALSVDAVSVDAGAFGPLPAGVEVAAYRIASEALTNVARHAAASRCDIVLRVDEAALQLSVADDGIGIGAEVAAGVGMVSVRERVAELGGVCSVTCPPGGGTVVQVSLPLDAVPEVVRG
- a CDS encoding response regulator; this translates as MDEPVRVLLADDHPVYRDGLAALLGSLAGVEVVGTAADGVEAVDRARELQPDVVVMDVQMPRLDGIEATRAITADSPHIGVVVLTMAEADQTLFAAMRAGARGYLLKGANQGEIVRAITAVARGEAIFGPAIARRVAEFFAAAPTAAPGSPFPQLTAREHEILALVAAGRSNAQIATELYLSPKTVRNNVSNIFTKLHVADRAEAIIRAREAGLGR
- a CDS encoding CGNR zinc finger domain-containing protein; the encoded protein is MQEIAEPPLPPAPGADAHLALDFANTAIALPGGQYVDLLGTPPAVNRWLTAHNLAPENADVQEMCATQLRALREHVRSLFAARIAAAPALPAAVDALNSALTSVPTAALLRWDANGPYRATPCPTNQILEHALATISASAADLLTSEEAETLTACDATPCNRYLLRHGRRHWCSTRCGDRVRAARAYARRTQSAAG